From one Melioribacteraceae bacterium genomic stretch:
- a CDS encoding YceI family protein, whose amino-acid sequence MKRLILFFLFVSVIVSQEYHVDKTKDNLVKFISDAPLEDFEGVTNSIDGYMYLKSVEDLNDNQLYFEVDLTTLDTGIELRNRHMRDNYLETEKYRFTFFEGRISRIEKTSEQKYSVEVNGTLFIHGVTNEINVQGVLTSADYGYLVESEFTVALSDYKIDIPQLMFMKINEEMKLQLRFHLEKIVRPEE is encoded by the coding sequence ATGAAAAGATTGATACTATTTTTTCTGTTTGTTTCGGTAATTGTTTCACAAGAATATCATGTAGATAAAACTAAAGATAATCTTGTGAAGTTTATTTCCGATGCACCTCTTGAGGACTTTGAAGGTGTTACAAACAGTATAGATGGTTATATGTATTTAAAATCAGTGGAGGATTTAAACGATAACCAGCTTTACTTCGAAGTGGATCTGACAACTTTAGATACGGGTATAGAATTAAGAAATAGGCATATGCGAGATAACTATCTGGAAACAGAAAAATACAGATTCACTTTTTTTGAGGGAAGAATTAGTCGAATCGAAAAAACATCAGAACAAAAATATTCCGTGGAAGTTAACGGTACATTATTTATTCATGGCGTAACGAATGAAATTAATGTACAGGGGGTGTTAACTTCTGCGGATTATGGTTATCTGGTTGAATCTGAATTTACTGTCGCTCTTTCGGATTACAAAATTGATATACCTCAGTTAATGTTTATGAAAATTAATGAAGAGATGAAACTTCAATTGCGATTTCATCTAGAAAAAATTGTTCGTCCGGAGGAATAA
- a CDS encoding DUF5777 family beta-barrel protein, whose product MKIKFYLIILAISLTTFTQVKWQREAAEADLPVELFHSTFAINLPTAETIGSRELEIEISHRFIPTIKSGSKDFWGLDGPVINRLALAYGITNSTQISLGRSNFNDSYELSVKQKIFENDNEILPFVITAQVGSAWNSDHLVIESSDSKAFQFFAQAILNTLYDKKLALGIVPSYLYNSHPECKETQYSFTIGTYLQYYISDVFSILWEYNPTVTGWRDYHNPMGFGLEIETGGHFFKIFLTNSTDLNQTQFLSGANKSFDNGDLRLGFMITRLLFL is encoded by the coding sequence ATGAAGATAAAATTTTATCTAATAATTCTTGCAATTTCACTTACAACATTTACACAGGTCAAATGGCAGCGTGAAGCGGCGGAAGCCGATTTACCGGTTGAACTTTTTCATTCAACTTTTGCTATAAATTTACCAACCGCTGAAACAATCGGTTCACGAGAATTGGAAATTGAAATATCACATAGATTTATACCTACAATAAAAAGCGGTAGTAAAGATTTTTGGGGTTTAGACGGTCCGGTCATAAACAGATTAGCTCTGGCTTACGGAATTACTAATTCTACTCAGATTTCACTTGGACGCTCAAATTTTAATGATAGTTATGAATTGTCTGTTAAACAAAAAATATTTGAAAACGATAACGAAATTTTACCGTTTGTTATAACTGCACAAGTCGGTTCTGCCTGGAATTCGGATCACCTTGTAATTGAATCTTCGGATTCAAAAGCATTCCAATTTTTTGCTCAAGCAATTTTAAATACACTGTATGATAAGAAACTAGCATTAGGAATTGTGCCCTCGTATTTATATAACAGTCATCCCGAGTGTAAAGAAACTCAATACAGTTTTACAATAGGAACTTACCTGCAATATTATATTAGTGATGTGTTCAGCATTTTATGGGAATATAATCCCACCGTAACCGGCTGGCGTGATTATCACAATCCAATGGGATTTGGTTTGGAAATTGAAACCGGCGGACATTTCTTTAAAATATTTTTGACCAACAGCACCGATCTTAATCAAACTCAATTTCTCTCCGGCGCGAATAAATCATTTGATAACGGTGATCTTAGACTTGGATTTATGATAACAAGATTATTGTTTTTGTAA
- a CDS encoding pirin family protein: MSNIDFIIEERAANIGKFMVGRLLPFSQKRMVGPFIFIDHMGPIKLSEGQNLDVPPHPHIGLSTLTYLFEGSIMHRDTLGNEVEIKPGEVNWMTAGKGIVHSERTPEYLRDSVKSIHGLQIWVALPQKFEQMQPEFFHIRENEIPTWKENGLKLKLIAGELSDKKSPVPVYSKLYMIEIKSSEQQTVDIGNQLYGESGLYILEGSIQSEGNKYLPNQLLVAKDSSFCEFTIEAGSTIYIFGGEPFPERRYIDWNFVSSNRELINEAKERWIAQTFGKIVGDEDEFVPYPSRNE; the protein is encoded by the coding sequence ATGTCTAACATCGATTTTATTATTGAAGAGCGAGCAGCTAACATTGGTAAGTTTATGGTTGGCAGGCTGCTGCCTTTTAGTCAAAAAAGAATGGTTGGACCATTCATATTTATTGACCACATGGGTCCGATAAAATTAAGTGAAGGTCAAAACTTAGATGTACCGCCGCATCCACATATCGGGCTTTCAACACTTACTTATCTGTTTGAAGGGAGCATTATGCATCGTGATACACTAGGTAATGAAGTTGAAATTAAACCCGGAGAAGTTAACTGGATGACCGCAGGAAAAGGAATTGTTCATTCAGAACGTACACCTGAATATCTCCGCGACTCTGTAAAAAGCATACACGGATTACAAATCTGGGTTGCATTACCGCAAAAATTTGAGCAAATGCAACCTGAATTTTTTCACATTAGAGAAAACGAAATACCTACTTGGAAAGAAAATGGTCTCAAATTAAAATTAATTGCTGGTGAACTATCCGATAAAAAATCACCGGTTCCAGTTTATAGTAAGTTATATATGATAGAAATAAAAAGCTCGGAACAGCAGACAGTCGATATTGGAAATCAACTTTATGGTGAATCCGGATTATATATCCTTGAGGGTAGTATCCAAAGCGAAGGTAACAAATATTTACCAAACCAGCTGCTCGTTGCCAAGGATAGCAGTTTTTGTGAGTTTACCATCGAAGCAGGAAGCACTATTTATATATTTGGCGGGGAACCATTTCCCGAAAGAAGATACATTGACTGGAACTTTGTTTCTTCTAATAGAGAATTGATAAACGAAGCAAAAGAAAGATGGATAGCCCAAACTTTCGGTAAAATTGTAGGAGATGAAGATGAGTTCGTTCCATATCCCTCACGCAACGAATGA
- a CDS encoding T9SS type A sorting domain-containing protein: MKNKIITSFLIFSFIGGVVLISQSFRVNQIPNGSTNTCLNCHNSEFGGDARNNFGKLVESRFLSTPGSTGNVQWGPLLASLDADNDGVTNGQELQDPYGIWTSGSPNPGSFSLVTLPGNSSSNPLSTLTINFSGMTPHVGQTLYLRVIDKLNRKEVGRRSTTISENFSLDIDVIIQGRSYTVDFFADHNGNGFYDIPPTDHAWRMELDDAQGNDVLEFSHNTDFTDIEWSYLLTVNFIDMNPHIGQLFEFRVEDDLTSEEIGRTRIEFIPSAAFTIDIPGILPNREYNLEFYADHNQNGVYDSPPTDHTYEMKIESGNGDTQIDIPHNTNFTDIGWKYLYTLNLLSMTPHLGQTLELRVYRSDNNEEVGRTKVSSIAGENISVSIPQIEIDHDYVVDFYADHNGNGMYDAPPTDHAWRLTFNSSTGNFVQNFSHNTNFTDIDWPTSTSVDDENITNSFVLSQNYPNPFNPSTKITFTIPNVGDEYIRPLQAKLIVYDVLGRQIKTLVNNNLASGVYEVEFNAEGLSSGIYFYKLTAGQFSETKKMILTK, encoded by the coding sequence ATGAAAAATAAAATAATAACATCATTTTTAATTTTTTCCTTTATCGGAGGTGTAGTCCTAATATCTCAATCATTTCGAGTTAATCAAATTCCGAACGGAAGTACAAATACATGTCTCAATTGTCATAATAGTGAGTTCGGCGGGGATGCCCGTAATAATTTTGGTAAGCTTGTTGAATCCAGATTTCTCTCGACTCCCGGTTCAACAGGAAATGTTCAATGGGGTCCTTTACTTGCAAGTTTAGATGCCGATAATGACGGTGTGACTAACGGTCAAGAATTACAAGATCCTTACGGAATATGGACTTCAGGTTCGCCGAATCCCGGCAGTTTTTCTTTAGTAACTTTACCGGGAAATTCTTCAAGCAATCCTTTGTCTACATTGACAATAAATTTTTCCGGAATGACTCCTCACGTTGGACAAACTCTTTATTTACGTGTAATTGATAAACTTAACCGTAAAGAAGTCGGAAGGAGATCAACAACTATATCGGAAAACTTTTCTCTTGATATTGATGTTATTATTCAAGGCAGAAGTTATACTGTTGATTTCTTTGCGGATCATAACGGTAATGGATTCTACGATATTCCTCCAACTGACCATGCTTGGAGAATGGAATTGGATGATGCTCAAGGAAACGATGTACTTGAGTTTTCTCATAATACGGATTTCACCGATATAGAATGGTCATATTTACTTACAGTAAATTTTATAGATATGAATCCGCATATCGGACAGCTTTTTGAATTTAGAGTTGAAGATGACCTCACATCGGAAGAAATTGGCAGAACGAGAATTGAGTTTATTCCTTCCGCTGCATTTACTATAGATATTCCAGGAATTCTTCCGAACAGAGAATATAATCTGGAGTTTTATGCAGACCATAATCAAAACGGTGTATATGATAGCCCGCCGACAGACCATACGTATGAAATGAAAATTGAAAGCGGAAACGGTGACACACAAATTGATATTCCTCATAATACAAATTTCACAGACATCGGCTGGAAGTATCTTTACACGCTGAACTTACTTAGTATGACTCCGCATTTAGGACAAACGCTTGAACTTCGAGTTTATAGAAGTGACAACAATGAAGAGGTCGGACGAACAAAGGTTTCCTCCATTGCGGGAGAAAATATTTCAGTCTCAATTCCTCAGATAGAAATTGATCATGATTACGTAGTTGATTTTTATGCCGATCATAACGGGAACGGAATGTATGATGCCCCGCCAACCGATCATGCATGGAGATTAACGTTTAACAGCTCAACCGGAAATTTTGTGCAAAATTTTTCTCATAATACCAATTTTACCGATATTGATTGGCCTACTTCAACTTCGGTTGATGATGAAAATATAACAAATAGTTTTGTGCTATCTCAAAATTATCCCAATCCATTTAATCCAAGTACAAAAATAACATTTACAATTCCAAACGTAGGGGATGAATATATTCGTCCCCTACAAGCCAAATTAATTGTTTATGATGTTCTGGGTAGGCAGATTAAAACACTTGTAAACAACAATCTTGCAAGCGGTGTGTACGAAGTTGAATTTAATGCAGAGGGATTAAGTAGTGGCATTTATTTTTATAAACTAACTGCCGGTCAATTTTCCGAAACCAAGAAAATGATATTGACCAAATAA
- a CDS encoding ankyrin repeat domain-containing protein: MGFFKSVEEKLLIHCFEKNLKAIEKILKRNPHLKDLFFPKYRNIEELKKNYPKSEKTTNLFGYADLRRESLSKQIDQDIYTIVPGNYLDIRSKDLFKLLISIGCNLNIQYETLLGRQTTPLITAVENLDIELVMLLLNKGADVNLDIDSGKSPLHIALEYSTSYNFEIVKKLIEAGADINAKTEFGQTPLHRAVEIGKLEAVNLLLENGAGVNAIDNDKNTPLFFTMESGSIDIAERLIKAGADYRGLQIVYDNYFKVIYYQRRIYNQSYLEYVMTRIKHLGIVSPLILSFKWELIEILFHFLGKKEPLEQIDSDGNTLLTLAQKSSNRTTSFALALYFYWKYRSKEWWKNQATDNFLCDYCNASVYKMDTTFLYRNKLACEECCSQRLIIPHKAKFKNDIDFWGKAEIPYAIDFIKNIKKIEY; this comes from the coding sequence ATGGGATTTTTCAAATCTGTAGAGGAAAAATTACTAATTCACTGTTTTGAGAAAAATTTAAAAGCCATCGAAAAAATCCTAAAAAGGAATCCGCACCTTAAAGATCTTTTTTTCCCAAAATATAGAAATATTGAGGAACTGAAAAAGAACTATCCTAAAAGTGAGAAGACTACTAATTTATTCGGCTATGCGGACTTACGTCGAGAGAGCTTATCCAAACAGATAGATCAAGATATTTATACAATCGTACCAGGAAATTACTTGGATATAAGATCAAAAGATTTATTTAAGTTACTAATTTCTATCGGATGCAATCTCAATATTCAATATGAAACTCTTCTTGGTCGGCAAACCACACCGTTGATTACAGCAGTAGAAAATCTCGACATAGAATTGGTAATGTTACTATTAAATAAAGGGGCTGATGTAAATCTAGATATTGATTCTGGTAAATCCCCGTTGCACATTGCACTAGAGTATTCAACTAGTTATAATTTCGAAATAGTAAAAAAATTAATTGAAGCCGGTGCTGATATTAACGCAAAGACAGAGTTCGGTCAAACGCCGCTCCACAGAGCAGTTGAAATAGGAAAATTAGAAGCAGTAAATCTTTTACTCGAAAATGGAGCTGGAGTCAACGCAATTGATAATGATAAAAATACCCCCTTATTTTTTACAATGGAAAGCGGAAGTATTGATATAGCAGAAAGGCTTATTAAAGCAGGGGCAGATTATAGAGGGCTGCAGATAGTTTATGATAATTATTTCAAGGTTATTTACTATCAGCGAAGGATATATAATCAATCTTATCTAGAATATGTTATGACTAGAATAAAACATTTAGGTATCGTATCCCCACTAATTTTATCTTTTAAATGGGAGCTGATAGAAATACTGTTTCACTTTTTGGGCAAAAAAGAACCATTAGAACAAATCGACAGTGATGGAAATACATTATTGACCTTAGCACAAAAAAGTTCAAATAGAACCACAAGCTTTGCACTGGCACTATATTTCTATTGGAAATATAGATCAAAAGAATGGTGGAAAAATCAAGCCACCGATAACTTCTTATGCGATTATTGTAATGCATCAGTTTATAAGATGGACACGACTTTTCTTTATCGCAATAAATTAGCTTGTGAAGAATGCTGCAGTCAGAGATTAATAATACCGCATAAAGCAAAATTTAAAAATGATATCGATTTCTGGGGAAAAGCTGAAATACCATATGCCATCGATTTCATTAAGAATATCAAAAAAATTGAGTACTGA
- a CDS encoding Crp/Fnr family transcriptional regulator → MQQVELNHLVPFFSDAEKIIIDDFQKNAVVQSFKKGTYLSMEGDSCEYFPIVKSGLIRVFKLGPRGQEVTLYRIEPGQSCILTISCLLSNHKFPAVAVVEEDCEIVLIQEKILKEWMNKYKKWNEYIFDYLSKVLFNVLKILENISFKRTDLRILEYLTSSAVQSNNIIEVTHQKIALEIGTAREVVSRFLKQLEKQKLINLQRGKIIILDFAKLQKELTLLQ, encoded by the coding sequence ATGCAGCAAGTCGAACTAAATCATCTTGTTCCTTTTTTTTCGGATGCGGAAAAAATTATAATTGATGATTTCCAAAAAAATGCTGTAGTACAAAGTTTTAAGAAAGGAACATATCTTTCAATGGAAGGCGATTCTTGCGAATATTTTCCAATTGTAAAATCCGGGCTGATTCGAGTTTTTAAACTCGGTCCTCGGGGACAAGAAGTTACTTTGTATAGAATCGAACCCGGGCAAAGTTGTATTCTCACAATCTCTTGCCTGCTCTCAAATCATAAATTTCCGGCTGTTGCTGTTGTTGAAGAAGATTGTGAAATAGTATTGATCCAAGAGAAAATTTTGAAAGAGTGGATGAATAAATACAAGAAATGGAATGAATATATTTTCGATTATCTCTCCAAAGTATTGTTCAATGTTCTAAAAATTTTGGAGAATATATCATTTAAAAGAACCGATCTTCGTATTCTGGAATACTTAACTTCTTCAGCTGTGCAATCAAATAATATTATTGAAGTTACACATCAAAAAATTGCCCTCGAAATTGGTACTGCAAGGGAGGTAGTAAGCAGATTTCTAAAACAATTGGAAAAACAAAAACTCATTAATTTACAACGCGGTAAAATTATCATCCTCGATTTTGCTAAACTTCAAAAAGAACTGACACTTCTGCAATAA
- a CDS encoding VOC family protein has translation MEKYTIPPQTRIGHVHLKVADLNRSLEFYRDLLGFELTMMYGSQAAFISAGGYHHHIGLNTWHSKDAPAASKEGVGLYHTAILYPTKKDLAIIFERLRNANYPLTGASDHGVSEALYLDDPDGNGVELYWDKPKEQWPTKKDGSIDMFTKPLNLDSLLSELE, from the coding sequence ATGGAAAAATATACAATACCCCCACAGACAAGAATAGGTCATGTTCATTTAAAAGTAGCTGATTTAAATCGCTCACTCGAATTTTATAGAGATCTCTTAGGTTTTGAGTTAACGATGATGTACGGAAGTCAAGCAGCTTTTATTTCAGCCGGAGGTTATCATCACCACATCGGACTAAACACTTGGCATAGCAAAGACGCACCGGCTGCATCGAAAGAAGGTGTAGGTTTATATCACACGGCAATTCTTTATCCGACAAAAAAAGATCTCGCTATTATCTTTGAAAGATTACGAAATGCTAATTACCCGCTTACCGGTGCATCCGATCACGGGGTTTCCGAAGCGCTCTATCTTGATGATCCCGACGGTAATGGTGTCGAATTGTATTGGGATAAACCAAAAGAACAATGGCCGACTAAAAAAGATGGTTCGATAGATATGTTTACAAAACCCTTAAATCTCGACTCACTGCTAAGTGAATTAGAATAA
- a CDS encoding TonB-dependent receptor, producing MNRFAFFIALVLLNINLLAQNKLSGVIIDEHTHEKLIGANIIVIGTTIGTSTNTKGEFTLSNIPDGKQSIKFSHIGYSDYVIELDFPYTGDALEIELESETEEVEEIFVNATRSSRTIDAEPTRVEVIAGEEIDEKISMDPSNISMILNESTGIQVQQTSIASANNVFRIQGLDGKYTQLLRDGFPLFGGFSGSLSLVQVPPLDLSQVEIIKGSSSTLYGGGAIAGLINLITKEPDEKGELSFLINGTSAMGLDVSSFYSKKFEKFGLTFLAVRNSQKAYDNNDDNFSDLPQIERYSLNPKFYFYFDERNVLEVGGSFSYEDRIGGFITAIENEENRNSFYHEENKSSRITSQIKYDRKGNDSRLTLKNSISYFKRELNLSDYSFNGIQLSTFSEAVYNFNLNEFGDWLLGVNLYTENFSDKTKMQYNHNSSDITYGSFVQNNLELFDKLSLETGLRVDYNTEYGIFPLPRVNLLIDISEKLKTRIGGGLGYKIPTIFTEASDELAYRNILPLDMENTEAEKSYGLNIDFDYKTILFGGITFSINNLFFYTRIDNPLYLQFNNDNNSFEYSSLDGYAVTKGIETNLKLTYDHYKLFAGYTFTDVISHSNKTSSSIPLTPKHSLGIVLIYELHGNLRIGLEAYYTGKQKLSDGTNTTDYWINGIMIEKRFGKLSFFLNFENFLDTRQSNYGPMFTGTPQSPDFLELYAPTDGRIINGGVKIRL from the coding sequence ATGAACCGTTTTGCTTTTTTCATCGCATTAGTATTACTGAATATAAATTTACTCGCTCAAAATAAATTGAGCGGAGTCATAATCGACGAACATACACATGAAAAATTAATAGGTGCTAATATAATTGTAATAGGTACGACTATCGGCACGTCGACTAATACCAAAGGAGAATTCACTCTTTCAAACATACCGGACGGTAAACAGTCGATTAAGTTTTCGCACATTGGTTACAGCGATTACGTAATTGAATTGGATTTTCCATATACCGGCGATGCTTTGGAAATCGAACTTGAATCGGAAACCGAAGAAGTTGAGGAAATATTTGTTAATGCCACTAGATCTTCGCGAACAATTGATGCCGAACCGACAAGAGTTGAAGTAATTGCCGGTGAAGAAATTGACGAAAAGATTAGTATGGATCCTTCCAATATTTCGATGATATTAAATGAAAGTACAGGTATTCAAGTTCAGCAGACATCAATTGCGAGTGCAAACAACGTGTTTAGGATACAAGGACTCGATGGGAAATATACACAGCTTCTTCGTGACGGATTCCCATTGTTCGGTGGTTTTTCCGGTAGTCTTAGCTTAGTTCAAGTTCCTCCGCTGGACCTTTCACAAGTAGAAATAATCAAAGGAAGTTCATCAACTCTTTACGGAGGCGGAGCTATTGCCGGGTTGATAAACTTAATTACAAAAGAACCTGATGAAAAAGGCGAACTTTCATTTCTAATTAATGGAACTTCGGCTATGGGGTTAGACGTAAGCAGTTTCTACTCAAAGAAATTTGAAAAATTTGGTTTGACTTTTTTAGCTGTACGTAATTCTCAAAAAGCATATGATAATAATGACGATAATTTTTCCGATCTTCCTCAGATTGAAAGGTACTCGTTAAATCCAAAATTCTATTTCTACTTTGATGAAAGAAATGTTTTAGAAGTTGGCGGAAGTTTTTCGTATGAAGATAGAATCGGCGGCTTTATTACCGCGATTGAAAATGAAGAAAATCGCAATTCATTTTACCACGAAGAAAATAAAAGCAGTCGAATAACTTCGCAGATAAAATATGATAGGAAAGGAAATGATTCTCGGCTCACTTTAAAAAACAGCATATCGTACTTTAAAAGAGAACTTAATCTCTCTGATTATTCTTTCAACGGAATTCAGTTATCAACATTCTCCGAAGCTGTCTATAATTTTAATCTGAATGAATTTGGTGACTGGTTACTTGGAGTAAACTTATACACGGAGAATTTTTCTGATAAAACTAAAATGCAATACAATCATAATTCTTCCGACATAACCTATGGATCATTTGTTCAGAACAATTTGGAGTTATTCGATAAACTCTCGCTTGAAACCGGACTTAGAGTTGATTACAACACAGAATATGGAATTTTTCCTTTACCTCGAGTAAATCTTTTGATTGATATTTCTGAAAAACTTAAAACTAGAATTGGCGGCGGATTAGGTTATAAAATTCCTACCATCTTTACGGAAGCTTCGGATGAACTTGCTTACCGAAACATTCTTCCACTTGACATGGAAAATACAGAAGCCGAAAAATCATACGGCTTAAACATAGATTTCGATTATAAAACCATTTTATTCGGTGGGATAACTTTTTCGATTAACAATCTATTTTTCTATACACGAATAGATAATCCCCTCTATTTGCAATTCAATAATGATAACAATTCATTTGAATATTCATCACTAGACGGATATGCCGTTACGAAAGGGATCGAAACAAATTTAAAATTGACTTATGATCATTACAAATTATTTGCCGGTTATACATTTACTGATGTAATTAGCCACTCAAATAAAACCTCGTCAAGTATTCCTCTAACACCGAAGCACAGTCTAGGTATAGTACTTATCTATGAATTACACGGCAATCTTCGCATTGGATTAGAGGCGTACTATACGGGTAAGCAAAAATTGAGCGATGGTACAAATACAACGGATTACTGGATAAACGGAATAATGATTGAAAAACGATTTGGAAAATTGAGTTTCTTTTTAAACTTCGAAAACTTTCTCGATACTCGTCAATCTAATTATGGACCAATGTTTACCGGTACTCCCCAATCACCTGACTTTTTAGAACTATATGCACCTACGGATGGGAGAATAATTAACGGAGGTGTTAAGATTAGATTGTGA
- the tnpA gene encoding IS200/IS605 family transposase, with protein MAGTFSQVYIQIIFAVKRRENLLNKTWRAEVFKYIAGVIKEKGHKPIIVNGVSDHVHCFVGLKPSTAISDLARDIKNNSSKFINESRFVKHKFNWQSGYGVFSYAYSQIDAVYNYILNQEEHHRKKSFREEYLEFLDKFHVEFKEEYLFDWLKE; from the coding sequence ATGGCCGGTACTTTTTCTCAAGTCTACATACAAATTATTTTTGCCGTAAAAAGAAGAGAAAATTTACTTAATAAAACTTGGAGAGCAGAAGTTTTTAAATACATCGCGGGTGTTATAAAAGAGAAGGGTCATAAACCAATTATCGTTAATGGTGTATCCGATCATGTGCATTGTTTTGTTGGCTTGAAACCGTCAACTGCTATTTCGGATTTAGCGAGAGATATAAAGAACAATTCTTCAAAGTTTATAAACGAAAGTAGATTTGTAAAACATAAGTTTAATTGGCAAAGCGGGTATGGAGTTTTTTCTTATGCGTATTCTCAGATTGACGCGGTTTATAATTATATATTGAACCAAGAAGAACATCACCGTAAGAAGAGTTTTCGTGAAGAGTATTTGGAGTTTTTGGATAAGTTTCATGTTGAGTTTAAAGAGGAGTATTTGTTTGATTGGCTTAAGGAATAA
- a CDS encoding AEC family transporter has product MNQNLLQDLLFIVNVVLPVFLLVFVGIILRLLKIVTEEFVKITSNFVYKVSLPALVFLKLYDVDLERTINVDMMLVIVFGTIAVYYIAKIIAKKMLLKPEDEGVYVQGAFRSNYAIVGLAIILRMFGLEAVAKASFLLLFALPIYNLYGIIALTLPHNQNAKVDYKYIAKEILLNPLILSVIAAIPFSAFKIGIPDSLETTGGYLADIALPLALISIGGSMNLQSIKKASGLAFGSASIKNIVAPVVATVAAYFLGIRGEDIGIIFIVFACPTAIVSFIMAAGLKGNVKLAGNIVVISTLASLLTMTLGLFILRLLQLI; this is encoded by the coding sequence ATGAATCAAAACTTACTCCAAGATTTGTTATTTATTGTAAATGTTGTACTTCCAGTGTTCCTTCTGGTCTTTGTCGGAATTATACTGCGACTTTTAAAAATTGTAACCGAAGAGTTTGTAAAAATCACTTCCAATTTTGTTTACAAAGTTTCACTTCCCGCATTAGTATTTTTAAAATTATATGACGTTGATTTAGAACGAACTATAAATGTTGATATGATGCTTGTAATAGTTTTTGGTACAATCGCAGTATATTACATCGCAAAAATTATCGCAAAGAAAATGTTGTTAAAGCCTGAGGATGAAGGAGTTTACGTACAGGGTGCGTTTAGAAGTAATTACGCAATTGTAGGATTGGCAATTATACTAAGAATGTTCGGACTCGAAGCGGTTGCTAAGGCGAGTTTCCTTTTATTATTTGCACTTCCGATTTATAATCTTTACGGAATCATTGCTTTAACACTTCCTCATAATCAAAACGCTAAAGTTGATTATAAGTATATCGCAAAGGAAATTTTACTTAACCCTCTCATACTTTCAGTAATTGCGGCAATCCCTTTTTCGGCTTTTAAAATTGGAATCCCGGACTCGTTGGAAACAACGGGCGGTTATTTAGCAGATATTGCATTGCCTCTTGCTTTAATAAGTATCGGCGGTTCAATGAATCTCCAGTCTATAAAAAAAGCTTCGGGACTTGCTTTCGGATCAGCTTCAATTAAAAACATTGTCGCTCCTGTTGTTGCAACGGTTGCTGCGTATTTTCTCGGAATACGTGGCGAGGATATCGGAATAATTTTTATCGTGTTCGCGTGTCCTACCGCAATTGTTAGTTTTATAATGGCGGCGGGATTAAAAGGAAATGTAAAATTAGCCGGTAATATTGTTGTCATTTCAACTTTGGCTTCATTACTTACGATGACATTGGGGTTATTTATACTCAGATTGCTGCAGTTAATATAA
- a CDS encoding transcriptional regulator encodes MKASINQLNKAFESRVRLGIMSALSVNHKLDFNSLKQYLNVTDGNLASHIKGLEREKFIGVEKSFIDRKPNTKYYITKEGKKAFEEHLRVLEKLIKSQK; translated from the coding sequence GTGAAAGCATCCATTAATCAACTGAATAAAGCATTCGAAAGCCGGGTTAGGCTGGGAATCATGTCGGCTTTATCCGTAAACCATAAGCTCGATTTCAACTCGCTCAAGCAATATCTAAATGTAACGGACGGCAATTTAGCAAGTCACATCAAAGGTCTGGAAAGAGAAAAGTTTATCGGTGTTGAAAAATCTTTTATCGATAGGAAACCCAATACCAAATATTATATCACCAAAGAAGGTAAGAAAGCTTTTGAAGAACATCTTAGAGTTTTGGAAAAACTAATTAAATCACAGAAATAA